A segment of the Bacteroidales bacterium WCE2008 genome:
CTTTCTTAAAGTCTTTGTCATTAAGAACTTGCTTGAAGGTGGTTTTGCCTATGATGAATTGTCCGACCCCTTTGAGCTCAGCACATGCGGCGTAGAGTTCCTCATCAGTGGGATCGTATTTTTCATCGGTAACAGTGTGAGTGCCCGAAGGATTCGAACCGCAGGATACGATAATAATACATATTAGAGATAGGAAGATGCTTCTCATTGTAATTATTGCATTTACTGGTTTATCTCGTTAAGATGGATGGTATATGCGTCAAGCTTGAACAGCTGCAGCTCGAACGGAATGCCGATGATTGTGATGCACATCAACAGTCCCACGACAAAATAAATTATGGCGACCACAAGTCCGCCCAGCACCAGCCAGATAAGATTTCCTATTATGCTCATTTATTTAGAAGCTTTTTCGCCTGCAAAGCACATAAAGGGGATAAACCACTTAGAAAGTATGCAAATATAGAAATTATTTTGTTTTCTTTTATATGGAGCAAATGAACGACATTCTTAGATAAACAGTCTTAATTACGGATGTTAATATCCAACCCTTTGATGTTATGCTAACTATAGTATGTTGATAACTTTAGTTAGCATATCTACCTTTGTAATGAGTAGATCTAGTAATTACATAATGGAAAAAGAACCAGTTCTCAAGGCTTTCGGACAGAGAGTACGGGAGCTTAGAAAAAAACGTAATATGTCACAAGAACAGCTTGCTGACTTGGCAGGTGTACATCGAACATATATCGGTATGATAGAACGTGCAGAAAAGAATATTACACTTTGTAATATCGAGAGGATAGCTAAGGCACTCGAGGTCAATATCAAGGATTTATTCTAAAAGCAAAGCAATATGGAAACCCAAAAAACAGTCACTATCAAAGCAAATACTCGTGAGGATTATCACAAGCAGTTGATTATGCTTTTTCTTGAGGAACAGCACGGTACTTCAGAAGAATGGAATTACTACGATTATTATGTAGAAACCGGCAAAAACGGCAAGAGGGTGTATCTGCACCGCCCTGCGCATAAAAATAAGGGAATGGATTTCGAAGTCCGTGTCGAAGATTATCAGTTCAGATACGGGAAATATGGTAATGTTATCAGTACTGGTAACCGTCCTAGCCATCCTGAAATATGGAATGATGTTAAAGCAAAAGTTATTGAAAATCCAGAGGACGGGGAAAAACTGAAAGACTTAATCACTCAGGTCTATAATTGTGAGGAACCGAATGATAATGTTATTAATTCTTGTCGTTTCACAACCGGACTGCCACTTGATTTGCTGCTTTACACGATTAAATGGCTCTTTATAGAACAAGATATGACATACTGGAACCAGAGTGGAA
Coding sequences within it:
- a CDS encoding DNA-binding transcriptional regulator, XRE-family HTH domain (manually curated), which gives rise to MEKEPVLKAFGQRVRELRKKRNMSQEQLADLAGVHRTYIGMIERAEKNITLCNIERIAKALEVNIKDLF
- a CDS encoding Inner membrane component domain-containing protein; this encodes MSIIGNLIWLVLGGLVVAIIYFVVGLLMCITIIGIPFELQLFKLDAYTIHLNEINQ